CACGACGCCGCGGCGCGCGGGTTCCCGCGCTCCAGCCAGACGGAGGCGATCGCGTTGCACGCGACCGCCTCGCCGTGCCGGTCGCCGGCCTCCCGGAAGCCGCGCAGCGTGTCGGTGAACGTCGCCAGCGCCGCGTCGAGGTCGCCCAGGATCCGGTGTACGGATCCCTCGCCCGCCGCCGCCATCGCCTCGCCGGCGGGGTGCCCGACCGCGGCGAAGATCGCGCGTGCCCAGACGAAGGAGTCGAGCGCGTCGGCGTAGCGGTCGCGGTAGAGGTGGAGTTGCCCGATGTTACGGAGCAGCGCCGCGGCCCGCGCGTCCGACGGGGCCGGTATCGCGTCGAGCACCAGTTGGTGCGTACGCAGCCAGTCGCCGTAGTAGCCGCGCAGGTCGAAGAAGCTCGCCAGCTCCAGCGCGAGGTCGGCGGCCTGCGCGACCCGGCCGAGCCGCAGCGCGGACTCCACCGTGGCGACGAGGATCCGGCGTTCGGTCTCGAACCACTCGACGGGCGCGGCCCGCACGGCCCGCGCGATCTCCGCGCCCGCCCCGGCCGGCTGGGCCGCCGCACCGAACACGCCGAGGAACCGCGTGGGCATGGCCGCGTTCGCACTCCGCGCGAGTGCGGTCAGGGCGTCGACGATACGGAGCTGCTGCCGCCGGCGCACCGTGAAGGTGTCCGCGTCCGCCAGCTCGCGCGCGTAGCAGCGCAGCAGGTCGTGCATGCGGTAGCGCGGCAGCCCGAGTCCGTCGGTCCCCACGGCCTCGATCAGATGCCTGTCGGCCAGGGTGGCCAGCGCTTCTGCGGTGGTTTCGCCGTCGGCGGCGCCGCCCATGGCGACGGCCACGAGCCAGCCGCCCACCGGCTCGGCCGGCAGCCCGCCGAAGGCGCGGAAGGCCGTGGCCGCGGCCTCCGGCAGGTGCCGGTAGCTCAGCTCCGCGCTCGCCCGCACCTCCAGCTCGCCCGCCTGCAGTTGGTCGAGCCGCCCGCGCTCGTCCTGTAAGAGATCGGCCAGCGTCGCCGCGGTCCAGGACCGCCGGCTCGCCAGCCGCGACCCCGCGATCCGTACGGCCAGCGGCAGCGAGCCGCAGCCGGCGAGCACCCGGTCCGCCCCGGCCGCGTCGGTGACCAGCCGGTCGGGGCCGGCGACGGTGCCCAGCAGGGCGCGGGCCTCTTCCTGCTTCAGCTCGCCGAGCGAGAAGTGGTGCGCCGGCAGATCGGGCATCCGGCGGCGCGAGCTGACGAGCACGGCCGAGCCTCCGGTGCCGGGCAGCAGGGGGCGTACCTGCGCGCCGTCGGCCGCGTCGTCGAGAACGATGAGGAAGCGCCGCTGCGCCAGACGCGAGCGGAGCAGCGCGGCCCGTTCGCTCCGCTCGGCGGGGACGGTGCTGTCGACGACACCGAGGCCGCGCAGCATCTCGGCCAGGACGTCGGCGGGGTCGCGCGGCCGGTCGCTCAGCCCGCCGAGGTCGACGAAGAGCTGGCCGTCGGGGAACGCCGCCCGGGCCCGGTGCGCCACGTGCACCGCCAGCGCGGACTTCCCCGACCCCGGCGGCCCCGACATCGCCACGACGACCGGTCGCCGGTCGGCCGCCGACAGCAGCTTCTCCAGTGCGGCGATCTCCGCCGTCCGGCCGGTGAAGTCCGGTACGTCCATGGGTAACTGGTACACGGGCGTGACCGCCACCGCGGGGCGCCGCCCGGCGTAGCCGTTGACCTCCTCGCCGACCGCCCGCAGCGGCCTGCTCGGCTCGGTGCCGAGTTCGGCGGCCAGGACGCGCTCGGCCTCGGCGTAGGCGGAGCGGGCCTCGGTCGTACGGCCCGAGTCGTGCAGCGCCCGTACGAGCATCCGCCACAGGTCCTCCCGGAGCGGATCCTCGGTGAGCCGGGAGCGCAACTCGGCGAGGAGGAGCGCGTAGTCCCGCAGCCGCAGCCGGACCCCGAGGCACTCGTCGACCGCGGTCGCGCGCAGCTCCTCCAGCCTGGTGACGCCGGGGTCCCAGACCACGCTGGCCGGTACGTCCTGCAGTACGCCGCCGCGCCAGAGGCCGAGCGCCGTCTCGTAGTCGCGCAGCGCGGCGACGTCGTCGCCCCGGTCGCGGGCCGCGCGAGCCCGGTCCAGGCGGCGCTCGAAGAGCAGCATGTCGACGTCGTCAGGCGCGACGTCGAATGCGTAGCCGGACGGCTCCGTCCGCAGCCCCGCGGCGGAGATCCCCGCGGCGGACAGCGCCCGGCGCAGGTTGCGCACGTACGT
The Streptomyces sp. CNQ-509 DNA segment above includes these coding regions:
- a CDS encoding BTAD domain-containing putative transcriptional regulator — protein: MGEPTFGLLGPLRVWAGGVPIRIGGPKPRAALATLLLQPGRFVSVDVLTEVLWPGGAPPSAVANVRTYVRNLRRALSAAGISAAGLRTEPSGYAFDVAPDDVDMLLFERRLDRARAARDRGDDVAALRDYETALGLWRGGVLQDVPASVVWDPGVTRLEELRATAVDECLGVRLRLRDYALLLAELRSRLTEDPLREDLWRMLVRALHDSGRTTEARSAYAEAERVLAAELGTEPSRPLRAVGEEVNGYAGRRPAVAVTPVYQLPMDVPDFTGRTAEIAALEKLLSAADRRPVVVAMSGPPGSGKSALAVHVAHRARAAFPDGQLFVDLGGLSDRPRDPADVLAEMLRGLGVVDSTVPAERSERAALLRSRLAQRRFLIVLDDAADGAQVRPLLPGTGGSAVLVSSRRRMPDLPAHHFSLGELKQEEARALLGTVAGPDRLVTDAAGADRVLAGCGSLPLAVRIAGSRLASRRSWTAATLADLLQDERGRLDQLQAGELEVRASAELSYRHLPEAAATAFRAFGGLPAEPVGGWLVAVAMGGAADGETTAEALATLADRHLIEAVGTDGLGLPRYRMHDLLRCYARELADADTFTVRRRQQLRIVDALTALARSANAAMPTRFLGVFGAAAQPAGAGAEIARAVRAAPVEWFETERRILVATVESALRLGRVAQAADLALELASFFDLRGYYGDWLRTHQLVLDAIPAPSDARAAALLRNIGQLHLYRDRYADALDSFVWARAIFAAVGHPAGEAMAAAGEGSVHRILGDLDAALATFTDTLRGFREAGDRHGEAVACNAIASVWLERGNPRAAASWLDGALELARDLGDRHREAQVRRRIAVLHDLRGEPDLARAELERALDIFGDLADTHCAAYVQESIGELCLRRGNAGEASALLADALAVQRQLGDRRAEASLACLLGELHRATGREQTARHYFHRSLSTWRRLEEHDRAEVVHAKLRTLRSGP